In Opitutaceae bacterium TAV5, one genomic interval encodes:
- a CDS encoding N-terminal cleavage protein, with the protein MFTRPPAHIRCHHNPAFTLIELLTVIAIIGILAAIIVPTVGKVRITAKRAQTISKLRQAIIATITYGQDNKGRPPFTAGTADAPQYTGFPHSYPAAAYNETLRPYLGDRFVSLFASDALSKYSDVYNPEQQREVEAGGGIPKANVHFAYFHRTHEGTSSGRPPEKYGLLFKDLNNPPLDYAIWGTLAFKSSEKTLGYSEAADGNNIPLSGMFAGYVDCSVKWFKFEQLTVFADNSYRWPKPRNE; encoded by the coding sequence ATGTTTACCCGCCCCCCCGCACATATCCGCTGCCACCATAATCCGGCCTTTACGCTGATCGAGTTGCTGACGGTGATCGCCATCATCGGCATCCTCGCCGCCATCATCGTGCCGACCGTCGGAAAAGTCCGGATAACAGCCAAACGCGCACAAACCATCAGCAAGCTCCGGCAAGCGATTATCGCCACGATAACCTACGGGCAGGACAACAAGGGCCGCCCCCCGTTTACCGCCGGCACCGCGGATGCGCCCCAATATACCGGATTTCCGCATTCGTATCCAGCTGCCGCATACAATGAAACCCTGCGCCCTTATCTTGGAGACCGCTTCGTTTCCCTCTTCGCCTCGGATGCGCTGAGCAAATATAGTGACGTTTATAACCCGGAACAACAACGCGAGGTCGAGGCCGGGGGCGGCATACCGAAGGCCAACGTCCATTTCGCATATTTCCACCGAACCCACGAAGGCACATCATCCGGCCGCCCCCCGGAAAAATACGGACTGCTCTTCAAAGACCTCAACAACCCTCCGCTCGACTATGCCATATGGGGCACGCTCGCCTTCAAATCCTCGGAAAAAACACTCGGCTACTCCGAGGCTGCCGATGGAAACAACATCCCCTTGTCCGGCATGTTCGCCGGTTACGTCGATTGCTCGGTGAAATGGTTCAAATTCGAGCAACTGACGGTTTTCGCCGACAATTCCTACCGCTGGCCCAAGCCGAGAAACGAATGA
- a CDS encoding heparinase, producing the protein MRPRRKTWPRVFPDSTPRLFTVKKSLRLTLPTSLILLLPRAFLLLLLAAPFCLPAAGLLPFPNSGFEEGAARWTIPAADKGMSRVAPEAARTGKLGLLVVDADTQAGSSARSDFLPAKAGETYRLDFHARVVEGGGIAVYLQFYDASRKLIRPDSSSGGKELLRVIPPGAKDWTALTLAGTAPAETAFAAVWVHSFSGNRVTAHFDDFSVSAAPVSAASEFPTDAGATRPSATSGAVAPVPVFPKPDPEKVFAGFKIIQPDGSAYRTPREDWEGARRRVATDPAWKTWTDEQRAAADAWMARNRDRAGWEAGWNHDFISPASGAWLVWTEDVPGEETGVILSHSGEKVAVSGSENPKIFRAWVGAFRKRHALEMGKIASVYQFTGDKRYAEWVCAQLDFYADHYNSWGKGVAQRKNSHLGYQSLDDAVIVSRLVEAARPVFDYAGPVRRQAWLDKLFRPEAELLGRTYGFIHNIATWQRAAQAQIALLYGDEGLLDKAMGGPFGLRAQIDRGVTGDYFWFEQSMGYNDFIVMATAPLFTFAGLIGRQDRIAREATIVQNLMIAPLYIRFPDGTIPNPADNGGRPRVPSGWFARAYRIWPTPLGFRHAAKSDERSWSALVDPPEQIAGFERASDALPEVTSRNMESTRFALLRKGPWQVFFHYGQLLESHRQSEALNWSASWNGTDISHDPGNVGYGAQSTQWYYRRGLNHNVPLIDGEGQRTWDPGKLVCFDPEAGIVEAGQSRYWPAGNTRMPPWGWENAPESLRSGTGVKADRRLHIDGDALVEETGVALTDPAVTARLGLSLHLQGKMRPSQAGSETVFRPVSAAEFAKGRTKTFTYWQDVQAASCRDRASVDVEFADGVVMRVEFAVTGGGAFTLYQGSSPDLPPPARRAGFYLELDEPRAAARFMTVIRPVGKTG; encoded by the coding sequence ATGCGGCCACGTCGGAAAACGTGGCCGCGCGTTTTTCCCGATTCCACTCCCCGCCTTTTTACCGTGAAAAAATCCCTCCGCCTCACGCTCCCGACATCGCTCATCTTGCTCCTGCCCCGCGCCTTTTTGCTGCTGCTGCTCGCCGCGCCCTTTTGCCTCCCGGCTGCCGGCCTGCTGCCATTCCCGAATTCCGGTTTCGAGGAGGGCGCCGCCCGCTGGACCATCCCGGCGGCCGACAAGGGCATGAGCCGGGTCGCGCCCGAGGCTGCGCGGACGGGAAAGCTCGGCCTGCTGGTCGTCGATGCAGACACGCAGGCAGGCAGCAGCGCGCGCTCGGATTTTCTTCCGGCGAAAGCAGGCGAGACATACCGGCTCGATTTCCATGCACGGGTCGTCGAAGGCGGCGGCATCGCGGTGTATCTGCAGTTTTATGACGCCAGCCGGAAGCTCATTCGTCCCGATTCTTCATCCGGCGGCAAGGAGCTGCTTCGGGTCATCCCTCCCGGGGCGAAAGACTGGACCGCCCTGACCCTGGCAGGCACGGCCCCGGCGGAGACGGCGTTTGCCGCCGTGTGGGTGCATTCATTCAGCGGCAATCGCGTGACGGCCCATTTCGACGATTTTTCGGTTTCCGCCGCTCCGGTATCCGCCGCCAGCGAGTTTCCGACCGATGCCGGCGCGACTCGTCCGTCGGCAACGTCAGGCGCTGTCGCGCCCGTTCCGGTGTTTCCCAAGCCGGATCCGGAAAAGGTGTTCGCCGGTTTCAAGATCATCCAGCCCGATGGTTCGGCATACCGTACGCCTCGTGAAGACTGGGAGGGAGCCCGCCGGCGCGTCGCCACCGATCCGGCATGGAAAACATGGACCGATGAACAACGGGCGGCGGCCGACGCATGGATGGCCCGCAATCGCGACCGCGCCGGTTGGGAGGCAGGCTGGAACCACGATTTCATCAGCCCGGCCAGCGGTGCGTGGCTGGTCTGGACCGAGGATGTACCGGGGGAAGAGACCGGAGTGATTCTGAGTCATTCGGGCGAGAAAGTCGCTGTGTCCGGGAGTGAAAATCCCAAAATCTTTCGGGCCTGGGTCGGCGCTTTTCGCAAGCGGCATGCCCTCGAAATGGGAAAAATCGCATCGGTGTATCAGTTCACCGGTGACAAGCGCTATGCCGAATGGGTGTGCGCCCAGCTCGATTTCTACGCCGATCACTATAACTCGTGGGGCAAGGGTGTGGCGCAGCGCAAGAATTCGCATCTGGGTTACCAGAGCCTCGACGACGCCGTGATCGTGTCACGCCTTGTCGAGGCAGCGCGTCCGGTTTTCGACTACGCGGGGCCTGTCCGGAGGCAGGCGTGGTTGGACAAGCTGTTTCGCCCCGAAGCCGAACTGCTTGGCCGCACCTATGGTTTCATCCATAACATCGCCACCTGGCAGCGGGCCGCCCAGGCGCAGATCGCCCTGCTGTACGGGGATGAAGGTTTGCTGGACAAGGCAATGGGCGGGCCGTTCGGACTGCGCGCCCAGATCGACCGCGGGGTGACCGGTGACTATTTCTGGTTCGAGCAGTCGATGGGCTACAACGACTTCATCGTCATGGCCACCGCTCCGCTGTTTACCTTTGCGGGCCTCATCGGGCGGCAGGACCGGATCGCGAGGGAGGCGACGATTGTGCAGAACCTGATGATCGCTCCGCTTTACATCCGGTTTCCCGACGGCACGATTCCCAACCCGGCGGACAATGGCGGGCGGCCGCGGGTGCCTTCCGGATGGTTTGCCCGTGCTTACCGCATCTGGCCCACGCCTCTCGGCTTCCGGCACGCCGCAAAATCGGACGAACGCTCCTGGAGTGCGCTGGTCGACCCTCCCGAACAGATCGCCGGTTTCGAACGCGCCTCGGATGCCCTGCCGGAGGTGACTTCGCGCAACATGGAATCCACCCGTTTTGCCTTGCTCCGGAAAGGTCCGTGGCAGGTATTTTTCCACTACGGACAACTTCTCGAGTCGCACCGGCAGAGCGAGGCGCTCAACTGGTCAGCGTCGTGGAACGGCACCGATATCAGCCATGATCCGGGCAATGTGGGCTACGGTGCGCAGAGCACGCAGTGGTATTACCGGCGGGGCCTCAACCACAACGTGCCGCTGATCGACGGCGAGGGGCAGCGCACTTGGGATCCGGGAAAACTCGTTTGCTTCGATCCGGAGGCCGGCATTGTCGAGGCCGGGCAATCCCGCTACTGGCCGGCCGGCAACACGCGGATGCCTCCGTGGGGCTGGGAGAACGCGCCGGAGTCATTGCGCTCGGGCACAGGGGTAAAGGCCGATCGGCGTCTCCATATCGACGGGGATGCGCTGGTGGAGGAAACCGGCGTTGCGCTGACGGATCCGGCCGTGACCGCGCGCCTGGGACTATCGCTGCATTTGCAGGGGAAAATGCGTCCGTCGCAGGCGGGGAGCGAAACCGTCTTCCGGCCGGTGAGCGCGGCGGAGTTTGCGAAGGGTCGCACGAAGACGTTCACGTACTGGCAGGACGTGCAGGCCGCCTCGTGCCGGGACCGCGCTTCGGTCGATGTCGAATTTGCGGACGGGGTGGTGATGCGCGTGGAGTTCGCGGTTACCGGCGGCGGAGCGTTCACGCTTTACCAGGGATCTTCGCCCGATCTGCCGCCGCCGGCCCGCCGCGCCGGTTTTTATCTGGAGCTCGACGAACCGCGCGCGGCTGCCCGTTTCATGACCGTCATTCGTCCCGTCGGAAAAACGGGCTGA
- a CDS encoding ABC transporter substrate-binding protein, giving the protein MNRTRITNLFGLLLLAGCFMFALVRVMSRSRDERADGREVIRFAHWQLESGLRTAFDALAREYEKLHPEVRVEQLAIPERTYTQWLQTQLIGGTATDLIELGKMPRNAEDEMLSRFFLPLTDYVEQPNPWNAGTDLEAVPWRETFVDGLVGGFSYRPNLLEYYGVPMSMHTVRVYYNASLWKRILGDTPAPRTFEEFIAVCDRVEEYARRENMPLIPVAGSKLNGPLIIYKFATSQTQKLATTALRNYAMQRDPVELGVSYLRGDWSLDTPAVVDGLAITRDIGLRLQPGYLQIPREDATFYFVQGRALLIATGSYDAPSFREQAPFPLAVFNLPIPARDNPRYGGNVLGPASEAATTTSLSFGIPLQTANRERAIDFLRFLTSRRENERFTELSSWLPAVVGARLTPEVEPFVPVVEGYVDGFQINNLGTNTARIVENANNALVRPAGSVEAFKAVIAPEFGKAVRQDLVRQANVARLNIARQDLPAAAAIGLLGYATGIDRQRLGERLSAILETQNQQESTRAWIECELAR; this is encoded by the coding sequence ATGAACCGCACCCGCATCACCAACCTTTTCGGCCTGCTGCTTCTCGCCGGGTGTTTTATGTTTGCTCTCGTGCGCGTGATGAGCCGCTCGCGGGATGAGCGAGCCGATGGTCGCGAGGTGATCCGTTTCGCCCACTGGCAGCTCGAAAGCGGCTTGCGCACGGCTTTCGACGCGCTCGCCCGCGAGTACGAAAAGCTCCACCCGGAGGTACGCGTCGAGCAGCTCGCCATTCCCGAGCGTACGTATACGCAGTGGCTGCAAACCCAGCTCATCGGCGGCACCGCCACCGATCTGATCGAACTCGGCAAGATGCCGCGCAACGCCGAGGACGAAATGTTGAGCCGCTTTTTCCTGCCGCTCACCGATTACGTCGAACAACCCAACCCCTGGAATGCCGGCACCGATCTGGAGGCCGTCCCCTGGCGCGAAACGTTTGTCGACGGCCTCGTCGGCGGCTTCAGTTACCGGCCCAATCTCCTCGAGTATTACGGCGTGCCCATGTCGATGCACACGGTGCGCGTCTATTACAACGCCTCGCTCTGGAAACGCATTCTCGGCGACACGCCCGCGCCCCGCACGTTTGAGGAATTCATCGCCGTCTGCGACCGCGTCGAGGAGTACGCCCGCCGGGAAAACATGCCCCTCATTCCCGTCGCCGGATCGAAGCTCAACGGCCCGCTCATCATCTACAAGTTCGCCACCAGCCAGACGCAGAAACTGGCGACCACCGCGCTGCGCAATTACGCGATGCAGCGCGATCCCGTGGAGCTCGGCGTCAGCTACCTCCGCGGTGACTGGTCGCTCGACACGCCGGCCGTGGTCGACGGCCTCGCCATCACGCGCGACATCGGCCTGCGCCTCCAGCCCGGTTACCTGCAAATCCCGCGAGAGGACGCCACGTTTTATTTCGTACAGGGCCGCGCGTTGCTCATCGCGACCGGGAGTTACGACGCGCCCAGCTTCCGGGAGCAGGCGCCGTTTCCGCTGGCTGTCTTCAATCTTCCGATCCCCGCGCGCGACAATCCCCGTTACGGGGGAAACGTTCTCGGTCCGGCATCGGAGGCTGCCACGACGACGAGCCTCAGCTTCGGCATCCCTCTCCAGACGGCCAACCGTGAGCGGGCGATCGACTTCCTGCGCTTTCTCACCTCGCGCCGGGAAAACGAACGCTTCACCGAACTGAGCTCATGGCTCCCGGCGGTTGTCGGCGCAAGGCTCACCCCCGAGGTGGAACCGTTTGTGCCCGTGGTCGAGGGCTACGTGGACGGATTCCAGATCAACAACCTCGGCACCAACACCGCCCGTATCGTGGAGAACGCCAACAACGCTCTCGTCCGTCCCGCCGGTTCGGTGGAGGCGTTCAAGGCGGTCATCGCTCCTGAATTCGGCAAGGCCGTGCGTCAGGACCTGGTCCGCCAGGCCAATGTAGCCCGACTCAACATCGCCCGCCAGGATCTGCCCGCCGCCGCCGCGATCGGGCTCCTCGGATACGCCACCGGCATCGACCGGCAGCGTCTGGGCGAACGCCTCAGCGCGATTCTGGAAACGCAGAACCAGCAGGAAAGCACCCGTGCCTGGATCGAATGCGAGCTGGCGCGTTGA
- a CDS encoding TetR family transcriptional regulator: MTRSDIEKPARVHANGQRTRLRILEAAGQVFAANGYGETGMRGIAKEGGIILSSLVYHFGTKEKLFEETIRYHVVEKSGLETLFDPLVSGSARLTPQAASDALRKVVRDFLEVCHGPRRVPLLNGLLLHALTDGNRQACSLIRELVERPRQQVFERLRQVSPSLDRQDVESWFQLFQAEVLYLSVARALILKQHGWTEYPPGWLDFTAHRIAWHCCLPLGLPEPSGRVEWAPASAAGMLPSAETPAVESVTCVSG, encoded by the coding sequence ATGACCAGAAGTGATATCGAGAAACCCGCTCGTGTGCATGCGAATGGCCAGCGGACGAGATTGCGGATCCTCGAGGCCGCCGGGCAGGTGTTTGCGGCCAACGGATACGGCGAAACCGGCATGCGTGGCATCGCGAAAGAGGGCGGGATCATCCTGAGCTCTCTGGTCTACCATTTTGGCACCAAGGAAAAACTCTTTGAGGAAACGATCCGTTATCACGTGGTCGAAAAATCGGGGCTGGAAACGCTGTTTGATCCGCTCGTTTCCGGCTCCGCCCGGCTGACTCCGCAGGCGGCGTCCGATGCCTTGCGGAAGGTGGTGCGCGACTTTCTCGAAGTCTGCCATGGCCCGCGACGGGTTCCGCTTCTGAACGGCCTGCTCCTGCATGCCCTGACCGACGGCAACCGGCAGGCCTGCTCCCTGATCCGGGAACTCGTCGAACGACCCCGGCAACAGGTGTTCGAACGACTCCGGCAGGTTTCTCCTTCTCTCGACAGGCAGGACGTGGAGTCGTGGTTTCAGCTTTTCCAGGCAGAGGTGCTGTATCTTTCCGTGGCGCGCGCCCTCATCCTCAAGCAACACGGCTGGACGGAATATCCTCCCGGCTGGCTGGATTTCACGGCGCACCGGATCGCCTGGCATTGCTGCCTGCCGCTCGGCTTGCCCGAACCGTCCGGACGGGTGGAATGGGCTCCGGCGTCCGCTGCCGGGATGTTGCCGTCTGCGGAAACTCCGGCGGTCGAGAGCGTGACCTGCGTTTCCGGGTAA
- a CDS encoding GTP-binding protein yields MSRTVAIVGRPNVGKSRLFNRLARRRISIVHDQPGVTRDVISTEIADGAWTLLDTGGLGLKGGESTVELIAASEKQVAFAIDTSDLILFVVDGLEGLTALDTRIAQMLRKSKKDVLLVVNKADFNDEKIDLAEVYRLGLGEPVRISAEHGNGEPELRAAILDRLGPPPAAEGETDPGEAGVSAPEGLPGFSRRSSADPLCVCFIGRPNVGKSSLGNRLLKSDRLIVSNVPGTTRDAIELPFSFCGRDGRQYPFLLIDTAGIKAQTKLASPVEYFSRLRSLDAIQRADVVFLVLDALDGVTQQDKAIAGEAIKERKPIIVIVNKWDLVQEAFRKPEGIRGYKNERDYREKYEKALFDRLFFTPGSPVIFVSALGDMEIDRMLNAAVRLHRLLDKKIPTAKLNQLIGHLTDRTPPPAIGGRRFRAYYCTQTGTRPFRIKIFCNREERLPENYRRYLEAGIVEEFGLSGCPVYFELVGKPKHEPGTPYRGKAARGEAVEPKWKTREKTDADEDADASGPEESGLEEW; encoded by the coding sequence ATGTCACGCACCGTTGCCATTGTCGGCCGTCCCAATGTTGGAAAAAGCCGCCTTTTCAACCGGCTGGCCCGTCGTCGCATTTCCATCGTGCACGACCAGCCGGGCGTCACGCGTGACGTCATTTCCACCGAGATCGCCGACGGCGCCTGGACGCTGCTCGATACGGGGGGACTCGGGCTCAAGGGCGGCGAGTCCACCGTCGAGCTCATCGCCGCGTCCGAAAAACAGGTCGCTTTCGCCATCGACACATCCGACCTGATCCTGTTTGTCGTCGATGGCCTCGAGGGACTCACCGCGCTCGATACCCGCATCGCGCAGATGCTGCGCAAGTCGAAGAAAGACGTGCTCCTCGTCGTCAACAAGGCTGACTTCAACGACGAGAAGATTGACCTCGCCGAGGTCTATCGCCTCGGGCTTGGCGAACCGGTGCGCATCTCCGCCGAGCATGGCAACGGCGAACCCGAACTCCGGGCCGCGATCCTCGACCGTCTCGGTCCGCCGCCCGCCGCCGAAGGCGAAACCGACCCTGGCGAAGCCGGCGTGTCCGCCCCCGAAGGTCTCCCCGGTTTCAGCCGCCGCTCTTCCGCCGATCCGCTTTGCGTCTGTTTCATCGGCCGTCCCAATGTCGGCAAGTCCTCGCTCGGCAACCGTCTCCTCAAGAGCGATCGTCTCATCGTCAGTAATGTTCCGGGCACTACGCGCGACGCCATCGAGCTGCCTTTCAGTTTCTGCGGACGCGACGGCCGCCAGTATCCGTTCCTGCTCATCGACACCGCCGGCATCAAGGCGCAGACCAAGCTCGCTTCGCCGGTCGAGTATTTCTCGCGCCTGCGCTCGCTCGACGCCATCCAGCGCGCCGACGTGGTATTTCTCGTGCTCGACGCCCTCGATGGCGTCACCCAGCAGGACAAGGCCATTGCCGGCGAGGCCATCAAGGAGCGCAAGCCGATCATCGTGATCGTCAACAAGTGGGACCTCGTGCAGGAAGCATTCCGGAAACCGGAGGGCATCCGCGGCTACAAGAACGAGCGCGACTACCGCGAGAAGTACGAAAAGGCGCTTTTCGACCGGCTCTTTTTCACGCCCGGATCGCCGGTCATTTTTGTGTCGGCGCTCGGCGACATGGAGATCGACCGGATGCTCAACGCCGCCGTGCGGCTCCATCGGCTTCTCGATAAAAAAATCCCCACTGCGAAGCTCAACCAGCTCATCGGCCACCTGACCGACCGCACCCCGCCGCCAGCCATCGGCGGCCGCCGCTTCCGCGCCTATTACTGCACCCAGACCGGCACCCGTCCGTTTCGCATCAAAATCTTTTGCAACCGCGAGGAACGGCTTCCCGAAAACTACCGTCGTTACCTGGAAGCGGGCATCGTGGAAGAGTTTGGTCTGTCCGGTTGTCCGGTGTACTTCGAACTCGTCGGCAAACCGAAGCACGAACCCGGCACCCCTTATCGCGGCAAGGCCGCCCGCGGCGAAGCCGTGGAGCCGAAGTGGAAGACCCGCGAAAAAACCGATGCCGACGAGGACGCCGATGCCTCCGGTCCGGAGGAGTCCGGACTCGAAGAGTGGTGA